Proteins found in one Zea mays cultivar B73 chromosome 1, Zm-B73-REFERENCE-NAM-5.0, whole genome shotgun sequence genomic segment:
- the LOC100216950 gene encoding uncharacterized protein LOC100216950, whose product MTVEPALLPNIQGYVDAVLDLASHFITRLRRYASFCRTLASHVGPSSTTGTSRNMVTSPTNSSPSPSNNQGNQGGSTSATGNSQMQEWVQGAIAKISNNSDGAATATQNPMSTRTSFMPISINTGTFPGTPAVRLIGDCHFLHRLCQLLLFCLLFRRRQSPRLLASSQKNQDSAMQKIQHMMNAKTEDNSSTVRSGLGAAKVEEGHSARGGQFVLGGAKGPEENPIGKSVRIGSGNAGQGYTSDEVKVLFLILVDLCRRTSTLPHPLPASQVGSSSIIIRLHYIDGNYTVLPEVVEASLGPHMQNMPRPRGADAAGLLLRELELQPPAEEWHRRNMFGGPWSEPDDFGPLDNMPRLKISGSINSHLSDMEVDAVSSIGIDLWPRKRRLSERDAAFGLKTSVGLGGYLGVMGSRRDVVTAVWRTGLDGDWYKCIRCLRQTCAFAHPGAPNQTNEREAWWISRWSHACPMCGGSWVKVV is encoded by the exons ATGACTGTTGAGCCAGCTCTGCTTCCAAACATCCAG GGTTACGTTGATGCTGTTCTTGATTTAGCATCACATTTCATAACTCGCTTGCGGCGTTATGCGAGTTTCTGTCGAACTCTGGCGAGCCATGTGGGGCCATCTTCTACCACAGGCACTTCTAGAAATATGGTTACAAGTCCAACAAACAGTTCTCCTTCGCCATCAAATAATCAAG GTAATCAAGGGggatcaacatctgcaacagGGAACTCACAAATGCAGGAGTGGGTCCAAGGTGCAATTGCTAAGATTAGTAACAATTCTGATGGTGCTGCCACTGCAACACAGAATCCAATGAGCACGAGGACATCATTTATGCCCATCAGCATTAATACGGGCACTTTCCCTGGCACACCTGCTGTGAGACTTATTGGGGATTGCCATTTTCTTCATAGATTATGTCAATTACTGCTATTTTGTCTGCTTTTCCGAAGAAGGCAATCACCAAGGTTACTTGCCAGTTCGCAAAAAAATCAAGATTCTGCCATGCAGAAAATACAACACATGATGAATGCTAAGACAGAAGATAACAGTTCGACAGTAAGATCTGGTCTAGGGGCTGCCAAAGTAGAAGAAGGTCACTCTGCGCGTGGTGGACAATTTGTTCTTGGTGGTGCAAAGGGTCCTGAAGAAAATCCAATTGGCAAATCTGTTAGAATAGGTTCTGGCAACGCTGGGCAAGGTTATACTTCAGATGAG GTCAAGGTCCTTTTTCTTATACTGGTTGACCTATGTCGAAGGACATCTACCTTGCCGCATCCATTGCCTGCCTCTCAGGTTGGTTCCAGTAGCATTATCATAAGGCTGCACTACATTGACGGCAACTACACAGTGCTCCCTGAGGTAGTGGAAGCGTCTCTTGGTCCCCATATGCAG AATATGCCTCGTCCACGAGGAGCTGATGCTGCTGGACTTCTACTTCGAGAATTAGAACTGCAACCTCCTGCGGAAGAATGGCATAGACGCAACATGTTTGGTGGACCCTGGTCAGAACCAGATGATTTTGGTCCATTGGACAATATGCCTCGTCTAAAAATTAGTGGTTCCATCAACTCTCATTTGTCTGACATGGAAGTGGATGCTGTCAGTTCCATTGGGATTGATCTTTGGCCAAGAAAGCGTAGGTTATCTGAAAGAGATGCTGCATTTGGTCTGAAAACATCTGTAGGTCTTGGAGGTTATCTAGGTGTCATGGGATCTCGAAGAGATGTTGTCACGGCTGTGTGGAGAACAGGTCTCGATGGTGATTGGTACAAG TGCATACGTTGTTTGCGGCAAACTTGTGCATTTGCGCATCCTGGTGCCCCAAATCAGACAAATGAACGTGAGGCTTGGTGGATCAGTCGGTGGAGCCATGCTTGCCCAATGTGTGGGGGTTCATGGGTGAAAGTTGTTTGA
- the LOC100216950 gene encoding uncharacterized protein isoform X3: MQARLLLDMLGKGIESALTNPSTLLPEPWQASSDMLSSIDADKMTVEPALLPNIQGYVDAVLDLASHFITRLRRYASFCRTLASHVGPSSTTGTSRNMVTSPTNSSPSPSNNQGNQGGSTSATGNSQMQEWVQGAIAKISNNSDGAATATQNPMSTRTSFMPISINTGTFPGTPAVRLIGDCHFLHRLCQLLLFCLLFRRRQSPRLLASSQKNQDSAMQKIQHMMNAKTEDNSSTVRSGLGAAKVEEGHSARGGQFVLGGAKGPEENPIGKSVRIGSGNAGQGYTSDEVKVLFLILVDLCRRTSTLPHPLPASQVGSSSIIIRLHYIDGNYTVLPEVVEASLGPHMQNMPRPRGADAAGLLLRELELQPPAEEWHRRNMFGGPWSEPDDFGPLDNMPRLKISGSINSHLSDMEVDAVSSIGIDLWPRKRRLSERDAAFGLKTSVGLGGYLGVMGSRRDVVTAVWRTGLDGDWYKCIRCLRQTCAFAHPGAPNQTNEREAWWISRWSHACPMCGGSWVKVV, from the exons atgcAAGCAAGATTACTTCTGGATATGCTAGGCAAAGGAATCGAGTCTGCCCTTACAAATCCATCAACTCTGCTACCTGAGCCCTGGCAAGCTTCCAGTGATATGTTATCCAGCATCGATGCTGACAAAATGACTGTTGAGCCAGCTCTGCTTCCAAACATCCAG GGTTACGTTGATGCTGTTCTTGATTTAGCATCACATTTCATAACTCGCTTGCGGCGTTATGCGAGTTTCTGTCGAACTCTGGCGAGCCATGTGGGGCCATCTTCTACCACAGGCACTTCTAGAAATATGGTTACAAGTCCAACAAACAGTTCTCCTTCGCCATCAAATAATCAAG GTAATCAAGGGggatcaacatctgcaacagGGAACTCACAAATGCAGGAGTGGGTCCAAGGTGCAATTGCTAAGATTAGTAACAATTCTGATGGTGCTGCCACTGCAACACAGAATCCAATGAGCACGAGGACATCATTTATGCCCATCAGCATTAATACGGGCACTTTCCCTGGCACACCTGCTGTGAGACTTATTGGGGATTGCCATTTTCTTCATAGATTATGTCAATTACTGCTATTTTGTCTGCTTTTCCGAAGAAGGCAATCACCAAGGTTACTTGCCAGTTCGCAAAAAAATCAAGATTCTGCCATGCAGAAAATACAACACATGATGAATGCTAAGACAGAAGATAACAGTTCGACAGTAAGATCTGGTCTAGGGGCTGCCAAAGTAGAAGAAGGTCACTCTGCGCGTGGTGGACAATTTGTTCTTGGTGGTGCAAAGGGTCCTGAAGAAAATCCAATTGGCAAATCTGTTAGAATAGGTTCTGGCAACGCTGGGCAAGGTTATACTTCAGATGAG GTCAAGGTCCTTTTTCTTATACTGGTTGACCTATGTCGAAGGACATCTACCTTGCCGCATCCATTGCCTGCCTCTCAGGTTGGTTCCAGTAGCATTATCATAAGGCTGCACTACATTGACGGCAACTACACAGTGCTCCCTGAGGTAGTGGAAGCGTCTCTTGGTCCCCATATGCAG AATATGCCTCGTCCACGAGGAGCTGATGCTGCTGGACTTCTACTTCGAGAATTAGAACTGCAACCTCCTGCGGAAGAATGGCATAGACGCAACATGTTTGGTGGACCCTGGTCAGAACCAGATGATTTTGGTCCATTGGACAATATGCCTCGTCTAAAAATTAGTGGTTCCATCAACTCTCATTTGTCTGACATGGAAGTGGATGCTGTCAGTTCCATTGGGATTGATCTTTGGCCAAGAAAGCGTAGGTTATCTGAAAGAGATGCTGCATTTGGTCTGAAAACATCTGTAGGTCTTGGAGGTTATCTAGGTGTCATGGGATCTCGAAGAGATGTTGTCACGGCTGTGTGGAGAACAGGTCTCGATGGTGATTGGTACAAG TGCATACGTTGTTTGCGGCAAACTTGTGCATTTGCGCATCCTGGTGCCCCAAATCAGACAAATGAACGTGAGGCTTGGTGGATCAGTCGGTGGAGCCATGCTTGCCCAATGTGTGGGGGTTCATGGGTGAAAGTTGTTTGA